One window from the genome of Mesoplodon densirostris isolate mMesDen1 chromosome 17, mMesDen1 primary haplotype, whole genome shotgun sequence encodes:
- the ATP12A gene encoding potassium-transporting ATPase alpha chain 2: MRLVRAAGARMRGAGGLRAAPTAARRPRAASVKTRSQTRGGGRGCPDSQAARGWRLHRCAVVLKPPRPLRPRSSVGAPAEERPARAQPALHPGAEEGEGAGGAVRGAGREQLLGGGAGGRAARLPCRSRRGGLGSASESPPRASTAPVLLFQKTEIYSVELSGTGDIGKTDKGHGKKFGGLKMNCLERKTHQPKEELKKELDLDDHKLSNEELETKYGTNIITGLSSTRAAELLARDGPNTLTPPKETPEIIKFLKQMVGGFSILLWIGAILCWIAYGIQYSNDKSSSLDNVYLGSVLAVVVVLTGVFAYYQEAKSTNIMASFRQMIPQQALVIRDSEKKTVPADQLVVGDIVEIKGGDQIPADVRLLSAQGCKVDNSSLTGESEPQPRSCEFTHDNPLETKNISFFSTTCLEGTATGMVINTGDRTVIGQIASLASGVQNSKTPIGIEIEHFVHIVAGVAVSIGVLFFIIAVSMKYHVLDSIIFLIGIIVANVPEGLLATVTVALSLTAKRMAKKNCLVKSLEAVETLGSTSIICSDKTGTLTQNRMTVAHLWFDNQVFVADTSEDHSNQVFDQSSATWASLSKIITLCNRAEFRPGQESIPIMKKIVVGDASETALLKFSEVILGNVMEIRKRNRKVAEIPFNSTNKFQLSIHETDDPSDKRFLVVMKGAPERVLEKCSTIMVNGQEQPLDGSTAKAFHTAYMELGGLGERVLGFCHLYLPADEFPASYSFDVDTMNFPTSNFCFVGLLSMIDPPRSTVPDAVTKCRSAGIKIIMVTGDHPITAKAIAKSVGIISANNETVEDIAKRLNVAVEQVNKRDAKAAVVTGTELKDMSPAQLDELLANHSEIVFARTSPQQKLIIVEGCQRQDAIVAVTGDGVNDSPALKKADIGIAMGITGSDAAKSAADMVLLDDNFASIVTGVEEGRLIFDNLKKTIAYTLTKNIAELCPFLIYIIAGLPLPIGTITILFIDLGTDIIPSIALAYEKAESDIMNRKPRHKKKDRLVNKPLAVYSYLHIGLMQALGAFLVYFTVYAQEGFRPSTLLNLRVEWEKGYVNDLEDSYGQQWTSYQRKYLEWTGYTAFFVGIMIQQIADLIIRKTRRNSIFQQGLFRNKVIWVGIASQVIIALILSYGLGSIVALNFTMLRPQYWFVAVPHAVLIWVYDEVRKLAIRLYPGSWWDKNMYY, translated from the exons ATGAGGCTGGTGCGTGCAGCCGGGGCGCGAATGCGCGGGGCGGGCGGGCTTCGCGCGGCTCCCACCGCTGCGCGGAGACCCAGGGCTGCCAGCGTGAAGACGCGAAGCCAGACGCGGGGCGGGGGCCGCGGTTGTCCTGATTCGCAGGCGGCTCGGGGCTGGCGACTCCACCGGTGCGCTGTGGTCCTGAAGCCGCCCCGGCCTCTGAGGCCCAGGAGTTCAGTGGGCGCCCCCGCCGAGGAACG CCCTGCGCGCGCCCAGCCAGCCCTTCACCCCGgagcagaggagggagagggcgCGGGGGGCGCTGTtcgaggggcggggagggagcagCTCCTGGGAGGAGGGGCCGGAGGGAGGGCGGCGCGTCTTCCCTGCAGGTCCCGCCGGGGAGGCCTCGGCTCCGCTTCGGAAAGCCCACCTCGGGCCAGCACCGCACCTGTGCTtctctttcagaaaacagaaatttactcTGTGGAGCTCAGTGGAACCGGAGACATTGGGAAGACGGACAAGGGGCATGGCAAGAAGTTCGGGGGCCTGAAAATGAACTGCTTGGAACGCAAAACGCATCAGCCGAAAGAGGAGCTTAAGAAAGAACTCGATCTG GATGACCACAAACTCAGCAATGAGGAACTGGaaacaaaatatggtacaaaCATCATTACG GGTCTCTCCAGCACCCGGGCTGCTGAGCTCCTGGCTCGGGATGGACCCAACACCCTCACCCCGCCCAAGGAAACCCCGGAGATTATCAAGTTCCTCAAGCAGATGGTGGGGGGCTTCTCCATCCTCCTGTGGATAGGAGCCATCCTGTGCTGGATTGCGTACGGGATTCAGTACTCCAACGATAAGTCCTCTTCCCTGGACAAT GTGTACCTGGGCTCCGTGCTTGCCGTGGTGGTTGTTTTAACCGGGGTCTTTGCCTATTACCAAGAGGCGAAAAGCACCAACATCATGGCCAGCTTCCGCCAGATGATTCCACAG CAAGCTCTTGTCATTCGAGATTCAGAGAAGAAGACAGTTCCTGCAGACCAGCTGGTGGTGGGGGATATAGTGGAGATTAAAGGAGGAGACCAGATCCCCGCGGACGTCAGGTTGCTGTCTGCTCAGGGCTGTAAG GTAGACAACTCATCTCTCACTGGGGAGTCTGAGCCCCAGCCCCGCTCCTGTGAGTTTACCCATGACAACCCCCTGGAGACAAAGAATATCAGCTTCTTCTCCACAACCTGTCTGGAAG GCACAGCGACCGGCATGGTCATCAACACGGGTGACCGCACCGTCATTGGGCAGATCGCCTCACTGGCCTCGGGAGTCCAGAACTCGAAGACGCCCATTGGCATCGAGATCGAGCACTTTGTTCACATCGTGGCAGGCGTGGCGGTCTCCATCGGCGTCCTTTTCTTCATCATTGCGGTGTCCATGAAGTATCATGTCCTGGACTCCATCATCTTCCTCATTGGCATCATTGTGGCCAATGTGCCTGAGGGTCTCCTGGCCACTGTCACT GTGGCTCTGTCACTGACAGCAAAACGAATGGCCAAGAAGAACTGCCTGGTGAAGAGCCTAGAGGCCGTGGAGACCCTTGGTTCCACCTCCATCATCTGCTCAGACAAGACGGGGACCCTGACCCAGAACAGGATGACCGTGGCCCATCTGTGGTTCGACAACCAGGTCTTCGTGGCGGACACTAGCGAAGACCATTCGA ATCAAGTCTTTGATCAAAGCTCTGCAACCTGGGCCTCCCTGTCAAAGATCATAACGCTGTGTAACCGCGCTGAGTTCAGACCAGGACAGGAGAGCATCCCCATCATGAAG AAAATTGTGGTTGGAGATGCCTCAGAAACTGCTCTTTTGAAATTCTCAGAGGTCATTTTGGGTAATGTgatggaaattagaaaaagaaaccgCAAAGTAGCCGAAATACCTTTTAACTCGACCAACAAATTTCAG CTCTCCATACACGAGACAGACGACCCCAGTGACAAGCGTTTCCTCGTGGTGATGAAAGGGGCCCCCGAGCGGGTCCTGGAGAAGTGCAGCACCATCATGGTCAACGGCCAGGAGCAGCCTCTGGACGGGAGCACGGCCAAGGCCTTCCACACGGCGTACATGGAGCTGGGCGGCCTGGGGGAGCGCGTGCTGG GTTTCTGTCATCTCTACCTGCCAGCAGACGAGTTTCCAGCCTCCTATTCATTTGATGTAGACACAATGAACTTTCCTACTTCCAACTTCTGTTTTGTGGGCCTCTTATCGATGATCGACCCGCCTCGGTCCACCGTCCCTGATGCAGTCACCAAGTGCCGGAGTGCAGGGATCAAG ATCATCATGGTTACAGGCGATCATCCAATCACAGCCAAAGCTATTGCCAAGAGTGTAGGTATCATTTCCGCCAACAATGAGACAGTGGAAGACATTGCAAAACGCCTCAATGTTGCTGTGGAGCAGGTTAACAAGCG GGACGCTAAGGCCGCTGTGGTGACCGGCACGGAGCTGAAGGACATGAGCCCGGCGCAGCTGGACGAGCTCTTGGCCAACCACTCGGAGATCGTCTTTGCCCGGACGTCCCCCCAGCAGAAGCTGATCATTGTGGAGGGCTGTCAGAGGCAG GATGCTATTGTCGCTGTGACAGGGGACGGAGTTAACGACTCCCCGGCTCTAAAGAAGGCAGACATCGGGATCGCCATGGGGATAACGGGTTCTGATGCAGCCAAAAGTGCAGCCGACATGGTCTTGCTGGATGACAACTTCGCGTCCATCGTCACAGGGGTGGAGGAAG GTCGCCTGATCTTTGACAACCTAAAGAAGACTATCGCATACACCCTGACCAAGAACATCGCTGAGCTCTGCCCCTTTCTGATCTACATCATTGCTGGGCTTCCCCTGCCCATTGGCACCATTACTATCTTGTTCATCGACCTGGGCACAGACATA ATTCCCTCCATCGCCCTGGCTTATGAGAAAGCTGAAAGTGACATTATGAACAGGAAGCCTCGCCACAAGAAGAAGGACAGACTGGTGAACAAGCCACTTGCTGTGTACTCCTACCTGCACATTG GCCTCATGCAGGCCCTGGGAGCTTTTCTTGTGTATTTCACTGTGTATGCACAGGAAGGTTTTCGACCCAGCACTCTCCTTAACCTCCGGGTGGAATGGGAAAAGGGCTACGTGAACGACTTGGAAGACAGCTACGGACAGCAATgg ACGAGCTACCAGAGGAAATACCTAGAATGGACAGGCTACACAGCATTCTTTGTTGGCATCATGATCCAGCAAATAGCAGATCTGATCATCAGGAAAACCCGGAGGAATTCCATCTTCCAGCAGGGTCTCTTCAG AAATAAAGTCATCTGGGTGGGGATTGCCTCGCAGGTTATCATCGCGCTAATCCTCTCCTATGGCCTCGGGAGTATCGTGGCCCTGAACTTCACGATGCTCCG GCCTCAGTACTGGTTCGTGGCTGTACCACACGCTGTTCTGATCTGGGTGTATGATGAGGTGCGGAAACTTGCCATCAGACTCTACCCTGGAA GCTGGTGGGATAAGAACATGTACTATTAA